Below is a genomic region from Candidatus Hydrogenedentota bacterium.
TGGGCCGCATCGCTAATTTTATTAACGGAGAACTTTGGGGAAAAGTCTCTGATATCTCGTGGGCGGTCATATTTCCGAGGAGCGCTCCCGGACTGTCTCCGGAAAACATATTGCCCCGTCATCCTTCGCAGCTCTATGAGGCGGCGTTGGAAGGGGCGGTGTTATTGATGTGGCTCCAGTTCCGTTATTGGAAAACCAACGCACGATTACGGCCGGGTCTGATTACCGGCGAATTCCTGTTTTTCTATGCCTTATTTAGAATCTTTTGTGAGTTTTTTAGAGAGCCGGACGCTGCACTTATTTTGGGCTTGAGTCGGGGCACATTCTACAGTCTTTTTATTTTTGTCGCCGGTTTGTTGTTCTGGGTTCGTGCGATGAAGTCGGAAGTGGTGCCTGTGCCGGCCGCACCGACTGTTACTGAAACGAAACACAAAAAAAAGAAGAAGAAAAAATAAACTTCCAAGAAACGCTCTTATGGCGTTCAAAAGGATGAAGAAAGGATAGGTAACTATGCAGGGTCTATTGGTAGGATTATGTCTTTTCGCTGCGTCATTTTCAGCAACACCGTGCGATGACAATTTGGAGTCGTATTTGAATAGGATTCCTGCCAGCGATCCTTTTTCTCAATGGCTGGAAAAAAGCGGGGCTGATTATCCCGATTTTGATACACTGCCGAGCCATGCGCCCATTCCCTTGCCGCTCGCGCCCGTCATCAACGGAGAAAAAGTACAGATTACCGATATTGCCGCGTGGCGCGCAGAGCGCGAACGGCTGCTACAAGAATTGCAGCATTGGATTCTCGGAACTGTCCCGTCCGAACCAGGTCCAGTCCGCGCTGAAATTTTAGCGGAAGATAGGGGGGAGGGGATGCGCAGACGTGAACTCATCCTCCACTTTGGCCCTGATGAAAAAGCGCAGCTATGGGTAGAACTCTATATCCCCGACGGTACCGGCCCCTTCCCTATTTTTATGAGCCAAGACACCCACCGAGGCTGGGCACAAATCGCCGTGCGCCGCGGTTATATCACTTGTATCTATGCAGGCGGCGACAGTCGCGATGATACGGATACATTTGCTAATGCTTGGCCTGAGTATGAGTGGTCGCGACTGATGCGACGCGGATGGGCAGCCGGGCGTTGCCTCGATTATCACGAAACGCTGCCCGAAGCAGATACGGTCAAGACCGCGCTGACCGGACATTCGCGAAATGGGAAAACAAGTCTCATGGGAGCCGCCTTCGATGAAAGAATCGCGGTGGTCATTTCAAGCAGCAGCGGCGTGGGCGGGAGCATGGCATCCCGATATTGTGGAGAAAGCCAGTATTGCGAAGGCATCGAACATATTACCCGAACTTTCCCTGAATGGTTCCATCCTCGGTGGCGGTTTTTTATTGGCCGTGAACATAAAGTGCCTGTAGATTTGCATCATCTCGCCGCATTAGCCGCGCCGAGACCTTGCCTTTTAAGCATCGCGGTCAACGATGGCGTTGAGCACACATGGGCGCTGCAGCATACCTATCTTGCTGCCAAACCCGTTTACCAACTCTACGACGCGGAAGATAAATTACGCATTATGTGGCGTTCCGGTGGACACGAAACGTGGGCGGAAATTATTGAACAATATATGGACTGGTGCGATCTTCAATTCGGACGGGGCGATTATCGCTTTGAAGAACGTTTTGTGTATCCATGGGACTGGGAAAGCTGGAAGGCCAATGCGAAACCGGCCTATCAGCCTGATACAGCTTCGGATGATGAGTCTGTAAAAGATGCAGAGGCTATGGCGGGCGTCGTCAAAAAATTCTTGGGTGAGGCGCCGCCCCAGGCGAAAGCGCCCGTTATGGATTACGGTACGTCAAAAGATTCGGTACTATCTTTATTGAGTCGATCGAACCTCGCTTCCGTCTTGGAACGAGATCAAATTGTGTTTGGTGAATATATTGCCGCTGAAATTTATATGCCAAAAGGTACACAAAAAGAAGGCGCGAAAAAGAAGGCTATTTTATATTTGCCGCCCTTGTGCGCGCCAACGGGCTACCATGCCTCTTATCGACGGGGCGAGCAGGTTTATAGCAAACTCGCGCGCAACGGTTATGTGGTATTTTGCTTTGATCCCATTGCTGCGGGAAGGCGTGTCGAAGAAGCCGAACATTTTTACGAACGGCATCCGAACTGGTCGCTTCTAGGAAAAATGGTGCGGGACGCGCAAGAGGCACTAGATGCTATGGTCGAACTCCCCTATGTCGACCCCGATGAAATTTGGGTGGTCGGCTATGAGTCCGGTGCTTTAACCGCTATGCATCTTGCCGCTTTGGATCAACGACCCTGTGGCTATGGGCTGGTCTGTCCGCCTTTGCCTTATCGTCTAGATACCGATGTTTTGGAAACAGGCGGCATCAACCGCTGGGCACAGGAACGCATGGTACTGCCGCAACTGGGTCTTTTCTCCGGAAAAGAAAATCAGCTGCCCTACGATTTGGATGAGATTTTGAGTCTACAGGCGCCGAAACCCTTGATCATGGTAACCCCGCAATTTGATCGATTCGCGCCTCCGCAAGAGG
It encodes:
- the lgt gene encoding prolipoprotein diacylglyceryl transferase, encoding MNETTHWVHDLDPKLLHIWGNIGISYYGLAYVLAFVFGVAMHRLMLKKNRSPLKANEEELALYAMVLGVLLGARIGYCVLYGLEELIHRPFFLFEVWQGGMSFHGGLIGVVIAALYVSRRTEASLLQFGDMITSLAPMGLLMGRIANFINGELWGKVSDISWAVIFPRSAPGLSPENILPRHPSQLYEAALEGAVLLMWLQFRYWKTNARLRPGLITGEFLFFYALFRIFCEFFREPDAALILGLSRGTFYSLFIFVAGLLFWVRAMKSEVVPVPAAPTVTETKHKKKKKKK